The Candidatus Poribacteria bacterium genome has a window encoding:
- a CDS encoding site-specific DNA-methyltransferase yields the protein MSKQNFNEKLTALLKTNLNFLDDTGELILAAVRDHAWRVDHYLIKLLLTDDEIKAKFFDEIEGHWVFNHNTFINYITDKNFLANAYTRFRNKIGLNIEAKFLRERGEVSLVWPYFVWPLDTPFI from the coding sequence ATGTCAAAACAAAACTTCAATGAAAAACTAACCGCACTTCTCAAAACCAACCTCAACTTTCTTGACGACACAGGCGAACTTATCCTCGCTGCTGTCAGAGACCACGCGTGGCGAGTAGACCACTATCTCATCAAATTGCTGCTCACTGATGATGAAATCAAGGCAAAATTCTTCGATGAGATTGAAGGACATTGGGTCTTCAACCACAACACCTTCATCAACTATATCACCGACAAAAACTTCCTTGCCAACGCCTACACTCGGTTCCGCAACAAGATTGGCTTGAACATCGAAGCCAAATTCCTACGAGAACGCGGCGAAGTCTCACTCGTCTGGCCCTATTTCGTTTGGCCATTGGATACTCCTTTCATTTAG